The genomic stretch CTCTATCAATTGATGTTGTTCCTTCAGCTCTGGGAAAGCCTTGCCCATCTGTTCGCTCAACGCTTTCACCAAACGGTAGATAAACGGCTTGTTGGTATCCAAAAAAGTGAATCCATAGCGAATGGCGCGACGTAAAATCCTTCGGATAACGTAACCTGCACCCGTGTTGCTCGGCAATTGCCCATCGGCAATGGAAAACGCCACGGCACGCACGTGATCGGAAATTACCCGGATGGCAATATCGGTTTCTTCGTCCTTGCCATACTTTTTTCCTGTAATGGTTTCCACCTCACGGATCAGCGGGGTAAACACATCGGTGTCGTAATTGGATTGCTTGCCTTGAAGCACCATGCAAAGCCGTTCAAAACCCATACCGGTATCGATATGCTTTTCTGGAAGCGGCTCCAAACTGCCGTTGGCCTTACGGTTGAACTGCATAAAAACCAAGTTCCAAATCTCCACCACTTGCGGATGATCTTGGTTCACCAATGAAGCGCCATCCACCTTTGCCTTGTCTTCTTTGGAACGAATGTCCACATGAATCTCGGAACAGGGTCCGCAGGGGCCTTGATCGCCCATTTCCCAAAAATTGTCCTTTTTGTTCCCTTTAATGATTCTGTTCTCGGGCACAATGGCTTTCCAAAGGTCGTAGGCTTCTTGGTCTAAGGGCAAACCATCCTCTTCGCTACCTTCAAACACAGAAACATACAGACTGTCCTTATCAATTTTATATACCTCGGTAAGCAATTCCCATGCCCACGCAATGGCTTCTTTTTTAAAGTAATCCCCAATGCTCCAGTTCCCCAACATCTCGAACATGGTGTGGTGGTACGTATCCTTCCCCACTTCTTCAAGATCGTTGTGCTTACCGCTCACCCTTAAACACTTTTGGGTGTCTGTAAGGCGTTTGTTCTTGGCTACGGAATTCCCCAAAAAGTACTCCTTGAACTGGTTCATACCGGCATTGGTGAACATCAGGGTAGGGTCGTCCTTCATCACCATGGGTGCAGATGGTACAATTTTGTGGTTCTTTTCTTTGAAAAAGTTTAAAAACTGGTTTCTAACTTCTTGGGATGTCATTGAATTCCTAGGGTTTTCTTAAATTTAACAGTTTAAGCAAAACAATTTTTATATTTGTTTGTTCTGATTAAAATGAGTGAGCAAAAATAGGATAAAATCCATTCATGTCTAAAGTAAAGTACTATTACGATCCGGATACACTTTCGTACCGAAAGATCGAGCCGAAGAAATCCAAACGATACAGGAATATTTTCTTGTTCTTGTTGGGTTCCGCGCTGTTCGGTTTCCTTGGACTCATTATTCTTTTGAATACAAGATGGGTAAACACGCCCAAAGAACTTTCCTTGGAACGCGAAGTTCGCAATTATGAACTCCAATACGATATCCTCAACAGGAAAATGGACCAATTGGAACAGGTTTTGGCCAACATTGAGGAGCGGGACAACAATATCTACCGACTTTATTTTGAGGCCAACCCCATACCTGAGGAACAACGAAGAGCCGGTTTTGGCGGTGTTAACCGATACAAAGATCTTGAAGGCTTCAACAACTCAGAAATTATTATCGATGCCACCCAACGGTTGGACATCATCCAAAAACAAATGGTGATCCAATCCAAATCCTTGGACGAAATTGCCAAGTTGGCCGAAGAAAAAGAAAAACTTTTGGCATCCATTCCTGCAATTCAGCCTGTAAGCAACGAAGATCTTACCCGAATGGCCTCTGGTTATGGTTGGCGTTCCGACCCATTTACCAAAGCACGTAAAATGCACTGGGGAATGGACTTTACCGCTCCGCGGGGCTCACCCATATATGCCACCGGCGATGGAAAGGTCGTCCGTGCGGACAACAGATCTTCCGGTTATGGAAAGCATGTACGTATTGACCATGGTTATGGGTACATTTCGTTGTACGGCCACATGAGCAAGTACAATGTTACCGTGGGCCAAAAAGTAAAAAGGGGCGACCTTATCGGCTTTGTGGGCAGTACGGGACGTTCCCAAGCGCCCCACGTACACTATGAGGTGTTCAAAGACGGGGAACGTATCAATCCTATCAACTTCTACTACGGAAGTTTATCTGCCGAAGAGTTTGACAACATGCTCCGATTGGCCAACCAAGAGAACCAATCACTGGATTAATGCACATAGATCTGCCCGAAAAACGATATTATGGCATTGGCGAAGTGGCCAAAGCCTTTGGGGTAAACACCTCTCTGATTCGTTTTTGGGAGAAGGAGTTTGATGTGCTCCAACCCAAGAAAAATGCCAAGGGCAATCGTAAATTCACGCCCCAGGATATCCAAAACCTTCAATTGATCTATCATTTGGTGAAGGAACGCGGATTTACTTTGGAAGGTGCAAAAACCCATTTAAAGGAAGAGAAACAAAAGACGCTTAGCAATTTCGAGGTCATTCAAAAACTGCAAAAAGTAAAGGCAGAACTCCTCAAAATAAAAGATCAACTGTAAACACTTTAACCAATAAGAAATGAAAAAAGGTATCATAGCCATTATTGTCCTAGGGATTTTAGGGGTAATCATTGTGGGTTGGTATGTTAGGACCAACAACAACCTTATCAATATGAAAGGACAGGCCACCAAACAGTGGGCCAACGTGGAGAGCTCTTACCAACGTAGAAGCGATTTGATAGGCAACTTGGTAAAAACCGTTCAGGGCGCAGCCGATTTTGAGCGCGAAACCCTTTCCGATGTTATTGAGGCCAGGGCAAAGGCCACCTCAACAAACATTTATGCAAACAACCTTACGCCAGAGCAATTGGCGGAATTCCAGCAGGCGCAAACAGGTCTTTCATCCGCACTTTCAAGGTTGTTGGTTACCGTGGAGCGATATCCCGATCTGAAAGCAAGTCAAAACTTTTTGGAACTGCAATCGCAATTGGAGGGCAACGAAAACAGAATCAATGTGGAGCGTAACCGTTTCAATGATTTGGCGGGTGAATACAATATCAAAATCCAACAGATCCCTACCAACATTGTTGCGAGTATTGGAAATTTTGATTCCATGCCATTGTTTAAATCCGATGCCGGTTCGGAAAACGCACCCGATGTAAACTTCGAATTTGATTAAATTATGTCGCAGGTAGAAGAGTTTTTGACTGCTGAAGAAGAAACCGATATTGTAAATGCCATTGTTGAAGCCGAAAACAATACTTCCGGCGAAATACGGGTGCACATTGAAGGATCTTCAAAAATTGACCACTTTAGCAGGGCCCAACAGGTGTTCCATTTTCTGAAGATGGACAACACCAAAGAGGGCAATGGCGTATTGCTCTACGTTGCCGTGGACGATAAAAAATTTGTCATCTATGGTGGTGAGGGCATTGACAGGGCCGTTTCCAAAGGCTTTTGGGACACCACAAAGGATGTGATCGCTTCCCACTTTAAAAAAGGAAATTTTAAACAAGGTATCGTTGAAGGCATTTTGATGGCCG from Flagellimonas oceani encodes the following:
- a CDS encoding M23 family metallopeptidase translates to MSKVKYYYDPDTLSYRKIEPKKSKRYRNIFLFLLGSALFGFLGLIILLNTRWVNTPKELSLEREVRNYELQYDILNRKMDQLEQVLANIEERDNNIYRLYFEANPIPEEQRRAGFGGVNRYKDLEGFNNSEIIIDATQRLDIIQKQMVIQSKSLDEIAKLAEEKEKLLASIPAIQPVSNEDLTRMASGYGWRSDPFTKARKMHWGMDFTAPRGSPIYATGDGKVVRADNRSSGYGKHVRIDHGYGYISLYGHMSKYNVTVGQKVKRGDLIGFVGSTGRSQAPHVHYEVFKDGERINPINFYYGSLSAEEFDNMLRLANQENQSLD
- a CDS encoding TPM domain-containing protein encodes the protein MSQVEEFLTAEEETDIVNAIVEAENNTSGEIRVHIEGSSKIDHFSRAQQVFHFLKMDNTKEGNGVLLYVAVDDKKFVIYGGEGIDRAVSKGFWDTTKDVIASHFKKGNFKQGIVEGILMAGKELQTHFPWQHNDTNELNDAISKG
- a CDS encoding LemA family protein, with amino-acid sequence MKKGIIAIIVLGILGVIIVGWYVRTNNNLINMKGQATKQWANVESSYQRRSDLIGNLVKTVQGAADFERETLSDVIEARAKATSTNIYANNLTPEQLAEFQQAQTGLSSALSRLLVTVERYPDLKASQNFLELQSQLEGNENRINVERNRFNDLAGEYNIKIQQIPTNIVASIGNFDSMPLFKSDAGSENAPDVNFEFD
- a CDS encoding MerR family transcriptional regulator, translating into MHIDLPEKRYYGIGEVAKAFGVNTSLIRFWEKEFDVLQPKKNAKGNRKFTPQDIQNLQLIYHLVKERGFTLEGAKTHLKEEKQKTLSNFEVIQKLQKVKAELLKIKDQL